One region of Myxococcota bacterium genomic DNA includes:
- a CDS encoding lysophospholipid acyltransferase family protein, whose translation MGEAANRRHSALDRTALFAEVAAGLSAWGAGERDPLEVSVAKELEAFSDTELSEFAERLVGTGADWGFHPFDPIARRLSRLAQARVLLPGSGLSASESLERARKGPVFFVANHLSYVDANILDALFVSAGFQDVADRLTVLVGPKVFQTPTRRLASLCFGTIKIPQSQSIASEEAVMPRREVARLAEQTLRSVAERHAAGEHVHIFIEGTRSRTGALQRVLAASARYFETEGATIIPIGLWGTERLVPLDRMQVTPAQANARAGRPIAAAELSARAGGKRPVIADALGFLIADLLPPSYRGVYGEVTPALAAARAAAASFSV comes from the coding sequence TTGGGCGAGGCGGCGAACCGGAGACACTCCGCACTCGATCGGACCGCGCTGTTCGCGGAGGTCGCGGCGGGCCTCTCTGCCTGGGGTGCGGGCGAGCGCGACCCGCTCGAAGTCTCGGTCGCGAAGGAGCTCGAGGCGTTCTCCGACACGGAGCTCTCGGAGTTCGCGGAACGATTGGTCGGGACCGGCGCTGACTGGGGCTTCCATCCGTTCGATCCGATCGCGCGCCGGCTGTCGCGGCTCGCGCAAGCGCGGGTGCTCCTGCCCGGCTCGGGTCTTTCGGCGAGCGAGTCGCTCGAGCGCGCGCGCAAGGGTCCGGTGTTCTTCGTCGCCAATCACCTTTCGTACGTCGACGCGAACATTCTCGACGCGCTCTTCGTCTCGGCCGGCTTCCAGGACGTGGCCGACCGACTCACCGTGCTGGTCGGCCCCAAGGTCTTCCAGACACCCACGCGGCGGCTGGCGAGTCTGTGCTTCGGGACGATCAAGATTCCGCAGAGTCAGAGCATCGCGTCGGAGGAGGCGGTGATGCCGCGCCGCGAGGTCGCGCGCCTGGCGGAGCAGACACTGCGCTCGGTGGCGGAGCGGCACGCGGCCGGCGAGCACGTCCACATCTTCATCGAGGGCACGCGCAGCCGCACCGGCGCCCTGCAGCGCGTGCTGGCCGCCTCGGCGCGCTACTTCGAGACCGAAGGCGCCACGATCATTCCGATCGGTCTGTGGGGAACGGAGCGGCTGGTGCCGCTCGACCGCATGCAAGTGACTCCCGCTCAGGCCAACGCCCGGGCGGGGCGGCCGATCGCCGCGGCGGAGCTGTCCGCGCGTGCCGGCGGCAAGCGGCCGGTCATTGCCGACGCGCTCGGCTTCCTGATCGCGGACCTCCTGCCACCGTCCTACCGCGGCGTGTACGGCGAGGTCACACCGGCGCTCGCGGCGGCCCGCGCGGCGGCGGCGAGCTTCTCCGTCTGA
- a CDS encoding 3-isopropylmalate dehydratase small subunit, which translates to MSTKLDAERVTKRRGRGVVVRGNDIDTDQIIPARYMTSIRFAGLEEFVFRDSRFTSDGVPKGHPFDDKRFRGAEVLVVNQNFGCGSSREHAPQALARWGIRAIVGESFAEIFFGNCIALGIPAVTAARADVAKLMDAVELDPSQEIVIDLAARNVTWRGGSAPVRMPDGARGQLMDGSWDAMRTLLEAREQVLAKAWSLPYVKGF; encoded by the coding sequence GTGAGCACCAAGCTCGACGCCGAGCGAGTCACCAAGCGCCGCGGTCGCGGCGTGGTGGTGCGCGGGAACGACATCGACACCGACCAGATCATCCCCGCGCGCTACATGACCTCGATCCGCTTCGCGGGGCTCGAGGAGTTCGTGTTCCGCGACTCGCGCTTCACCTCCGACGGCGTGCCCAAGGGTCACCCGTTCGACGACAAGCGCTTCCGCGGCGCCGAGGTGCTGGTGGTGAACCAGAACTTCGGCTGCGGCAGCTCGCGCGAGCACGCGCCGCAGGCGCTGGCGCGCTGGGGCATCCGCGCCATCGTGGGTGAGTCGTTCGCGGAGATCTTCTTCGGCAACTGCATCGCCCTGGGCATTCCGGCAGTCACCGCGGCGCGCGCCGACGTGGCAAAGCTCATGGACGCGGTCGAGCTCGACCCCTCGCAGGAGATCGTGATCGACCTGGCGGCGCGCAACGTGACCTGGCGCGGCGGCTCGGCGCCGGTGCGCATGCCCGACGGCGCGCGCGGCCAGCTCATGGACGGCAGCTGGGACGCCATGCGCACGCTGCTCGAGGCGCGCGAGCAGGTGCTCGCGAAGGCCTGGTCGCTGCCCTACGTGAAGGGCTTCTGA
- a CDS encoding M48 family metallopeptidase, with protein sequence MSDIPHEARERALDRLRRHASLLAHAFDLPLHSVEAESPRVRRRYGICFADGRIKIRLHQVRTPELLKYSVMVDTLCHELAHLRHLNHGQRFWRLYRRILAYARRHGIYRPGPEPIAARATPFQGLPAAVTRALPRERVRAPADGATGQLALF encoded by the coding sequence TTGAGCGACATTCCGCACGAGGCACGCGAGCGCGCGCTCGACCGGCTGCGCAGGCACGCGTCGCTGCTCGCGCACGCGTTCGACCTGCCGCTGCACTCGGTCGAGGCGGAGAGTCCGCGCGTGCGCCGCCGCTACGGCATCTGCTTCGCCGACGGCCGCATCAAGATCCGCTTGCACCAGGTGCGCACGCCCGAGCTGCTCAAGTACTCGGTCATGGTCGACACCCTGTGTCACGAGCTCGCGCACCTGCGGCACCTGAATCACGGGCAGAGGTTCTGGCGGCTCTACCGGCGCATCCTCGCCTACGCGCGGCGCCACGGGATCTACCGGCCGGGGCCCGAGCCGATCGCGGCGCGCGCCACGCCCTTCCAAGGGCTGCCCGCGGCAGTGACTCGCGCGCTGCCACGCGAGCGCGTGCGCGCGCCTGCAGACGGTGCAACCGGTCAGCTCGCGTTGTTCTGA
- a CDS encoding DUF1295 domain-containing protein, producing MEIGQLLAANALGVTALMFGTWLVSLSRRDASIVDVVWGLGFAAIGKASSFLADGVPARRVLITVLAMVWGLRLAVYLLWRNQGKPEDHRYQAMRRRWGARFPWVSLLTVFGLQGVLMWTISLPLQVACAARTPESLGALDALGVALWLVGMAFETLGDAQLARFRADPANAGRVLDTGLWRYTRHPNYFGDCLVWWGFFALAAGTPGGLWTVISPLLMTVLLRRVSGVTLLERSLSRRKPGWAEYAARTNAFVPGPPRRPRA from the coding sequence ATGGAAATCGGGCAGCTCCTGGCAGCGAACGCGCTCGGGGTGACGGCGCTCATGTTCGGCACCTGGCTCGTGAGTCTCTCGCGCCGCGACGCGAGCATCGTCGACGTGGTCTGGGGGCTGGGCTTCGCGGCGATCGGAAAGGCGAGCTCGTTCCTGGCCGACGGCGTGCCCGCGCGGCGCGTGCTGATCACGGTGCTCGCCATGGTCTGGGGCCTGCGGCTGGCGGTGTATCTCTTGTGGCGCAACCAGGGCAAGCCCGAGGACCATCGCTACCAGGCCATGCGCCGGCGCTGGGGCGCGCGCTTTCCGTGGGTGAGTCTCTTGACCGTATTCGGCCTGCAGGGCGTGCTGATGTGGACGATCTCGCTGCCGCTGCAGGTGGCCTGCGCCGCGCGCACGCCCGAGTCACTCGGCGCGCTGGACGCGCTGGGTGTGGCGCTGTGGCTGGTCGGCATGGCGTTCGAGACGCTCGGCGACGCGCAGCTGGCCCGCTTCCGCGCCGACCCGGCGAACGCCGGTCGCGTGCTCGACACCGGGCTGTGGCGCTACACCCGCCACCCCAACTACTTCGGCGACTGCCTGGTCTGGTGGGGGTTCTTCGCCCTCGCCGCGGGCACGCCGGGCGGCCTGTGGACGGTGATCTCACCGCTGCTCATGACGGTGCTGCTGCGGCGCGTGTCAGGAGTGACTCTGCTCGAGCGGTCACTTTCGCGGCGCAAGCCGGGCTGGGCCGAGTATGCGGCGCGCACCAACGCCTTCGTGCCGGGTCCGCCGCGCCGGCCGCGCGCCTGA
- a CDS encoding cyclopropane-fatty-acyl-phospholipid synthase family protein, with the protein MSTSSIAPRHLRGSHSRPLQRLARRALLGALEKLERGMLRVEDERGARAFGAPCADFPEPIRLEVRDAAFWPAVVLGGSVGGGHSYVRGDWRTSDLTGLLRMILQNESVLQGFDAGLGRLGEAARRVLHRLRRNDRPGSRRNIRAHYDLGNDFFALFLDPTMTYSAGIFERESSTLEEASLAKYERICRKLALGPNDRVLEIGSGWGGFALHAARTRGCRVTTTTLSPAQREVALERVAAAGLADRVQVLLEDYRELRGRFDKLVSIEMIEAVGHQYLDAFFRTCAARLEPHGLMALQAILIADGLYESARRGVDFIKAYIFPGGCLPSLARIGQSLASACDLRVVHFEDLTPHYARTLRSWCARFLENRAAISRLGYSAEFQRMWEYYLCYCEAGFLERRTASAQLLLAMPGARGEPILGALG; encoded by the coding sequence ATGAGCACCTCGAGCATTGCGCCGCGACACCTCCGCGGGAGTCATTCGCGGCCGCTGCAGCGGCTCGCGCGCCGAGCCCTGCTCGGGGCGCTCGAGAAGCTCGAGCGCGGCATGCTGCGCGTCGAGGACGAGCGCGGCGCGCGCGCGTTCGGCGCGCCCTGCGCCGACTTCCCCGAGCCGATCCGGCTCGAGGTGCGCGACGCGGCGTTCTGGCCGGCGGTCGTGCTGGGCGGCAGCGTGGGCGGGGGTCACTCGTACGTGCGCGGTGACTGGCGTACGAGCGATCTCACCGGTCTCTTGCGCATGATCCTGCAGAACGAGTCGGTGCTCCAGGGCTTCGACGCCGGGCTCGGGCGGCTCGGCGAGGCGGCGCGCCGCGTGCTGCACCGCCTGCGGCGCAACGACCGGCCGGGCAGCCGGCGGAACATCCGCGCGCACTACGACCTCGGGAACGACTTCTTCGCGCTGTTCCTCGACCCGACCATGACTTACTCGGCGGGCATCTTCGAGCGCGAGTCGTCGACGCTGGAGGAGGCCTCGCTCGCGAAGTACGAGCGCATCTGCCGCAAGCTCGCGCTCGGCCCGAACGATCGCGTGCTCGAGATCGGCAGCGGCTGGGGGGGCTTCGCGCTGCACGCGGCGCGCACGCGCGGCTGCCGGGTCACGACCACGACGCTCTCGCCGGCGCAGCGCGAGGTGGCGCTCGAGCGCGTCGCGGCGGCGGGGCTCGCCGACCGGGTGCAGGTGCTGCTCGAGGACTACCGCGAGCTGCGCGGCCGCTTCGACAAGCTGGTGTCGATCGAGATGATCGAGGCGGTGGGTCACCAGTATCTCGACGCCTTCTTCCGCACCTGCGCGGCGCGGCTCGAGCCGCACGGGCTGATGGCGCTGCAGGCGATCCTGATCGCCGACGGGCTGTACGAGTCGGCGCGCCGCGGCGTGGACTTCATCAAGGCCTACATCTTCCCGGGCGGCTGCCTGCCGTCGCTGGCCCGGATCGGACAGTCACTCGCCAGCGCCTGCGACCTGCGCGTGGTGCACTTCGAGGACCTGACGCCGCACTACGCGCGCACGCTGCGCAGCTGGTGCGCGCGCTTCCTGGAGAACCGCGCGGCGATCTCGCGCCTGGGCTACTCGGCCGAGTTCCAGCGCATGTGGGAGTACTATCTCTGCTACTGCGAGGCGGGCTTCCTCGAGCGCCGCACGGCCTCGGCGCAGCTCTTGCTCGCCATGCCGGGGGCACGCGGCGAGCCGATTCTCGGGGCTCTTGGCTGA
- a CDS encoding class I SAM-dependent methyltransferase yields the protein MQTRHSAERQYAEFHALFAADFRLDLPLYLDLAAKYPGPVLEVGCGTGRVLAKLGEAGHEALGVDVSRPMLEVARRKLEPWQDRVRLADFDFRNSALFEKFDVVFATLYAFNALIDVEEQRLFLRHLSRCMKAPGVIALDCFCPLPMMRPETNGQWRDIERTVKGRVLHVRDKREMLTPLLERRTQVFTIDGGPPCEHVSHRRYVPPQQAEQLLAEAGFESVRYLQEYDLANARPIGEGERPTGPYQLVAER from the coding sequence ATGCAGACCCGCCACTCCGCCGAGCGCCAGTACGCCGAGTTCCACGCCCTGTTCGCGGCCGACTTCCGCCTGGATCTGCCGCTGTACCTCGACCTGGCGGCGAAGTACCCGGGTCCGGTCCTCGAGGTCGGCTGCGGCACCGGCCGCGTGCTGGCGAAGCTCGGCGAAGCCGGGCACGAGGCGCTGGGCGTCGACGTGTCGCGGCCCATGCTCGAGGTCGCGCGCCGCAAGCTCGAGCCCTGGCAGGACCGGGTGCGCCTGGCCGACTTCGACTTTCGCAACAGCGCGCTCTTCGAGAAGTTCGACGTCGTCTTCGCCACGCTCTACGCGTTCAATGCGCTGATCGACGTGGAGGAGCAGCGGCTCTTCCTGCGTCACCTGTCGCGCTGCATGAAGGCGCCGGGCGTGATCGCGCTCGACTGCTTCTGTCCGCTGCCCATGATGCGGCCCGAGACGAATGGTCAGTGGCGCGACATCGAGCGCACGGTGAAGGGCCGCGTGCTGCACGTGCGCGACAAGCGCGAGATGCTGACGCCACTGCTCGAGCGCCGCACGCAGGTGTTCACGATCGACGGCGGACCGCCCTGCGAGCACGTGTCGCACCGGCGCTACGTGCCGCCGCAGCAGGCCGAGCAGCTGCTCGCCGAAGCCGGCTTCGAGAGCGTGCGCTACCTGCAGGAGTACGACCTGGCGAACGCCCGCCCGATCGGCGAAGGCGAACGCCCGACCGGCCCGTACCAGCTGGTCGCCGAGCGCTAG
- a CDS encoding DUF4149 domain-containing protein — MLTHARSALLGVWVGALAALGAVFVPAAFEHLPTALAASVLGEGFAALDRSGAAIGALCAVLGWLDARRRGDAALATRLRALLPLVGVAAHLASGLAVTPRIHALRVAAGGGIGQLPPGDPALAQFARLHAASRGLFGLAVACALGACIWDLLAAHLRVGARVSRDIGPPNFLS, encoded by the coding sequence GTGCTGACGCACGCGCGCAGCGCCTTGCTCGGCGTGTGGGTCGGCGCGCTCGCAGCGCTCGGCGCGGTGTTCGTGCCGGCCGCGTTCGAGCACCTGCCGACCGCGCTCGCGGCATCGGTGCTGGGCGAGGGCTTCGCGGCGCTCGATCGCAGCGGTGCCGCGATCGGCGCGCTGTGCGCCGTACTGGGCTGGCTCGACGCGCGCCGGCGCGGCGATGCCGCGCTCGCGACCCGGCTGCGCGCGCTGCTGCCACTGGTCGGCGTGGCGGCGCACCTCGCGAGCGGGCTGGCCGTCACGCCGCGGATCCATGCACTGCGGGTGGCTGCGGGCGGCGGCATCGGCCAGCTCCCGCCCGGCGACCCGGCGCTCGCGCAATTCGCCCGCCTGCACGCCGCATCGCGCGGGCTGTTCGGACTGGCGGTGGCCTGCGCTCTCGGGGCGTGCATCTGGGACCTCCTGGCCGCGCATCTCCGCGTGGGAGCGCGGGTTTCTCGCGACATCGGGCCGCCGAATTTTCTGAGTTGA
- a CDS encoding deoxyribodipyrimidine photo-lyase, with translation MTSFAFGSLRGPSALAAGPASIRALHWFRSDLRVADNTALLAAAARAERLTCVFVLDDRLLRGPGCAAPRVRFLLDCLSRLAGELERRGSALVVRRGDPAAELVRLAAEARAELVTWNRDYGPFARARDARVTRALERAGVRVQTHRDRVVFESDQVRTRAGRPFSVYTPYRRAWLERWSREPAPAQRAPRLPPPIHGVTRGALPAAEPGPPLPAGGSSAALRRLDAFLERALADYAWRRDLPAEAGTSRLSAALRFGTVSVRTCLARAAAAAADDRRRRSGAAKWRDELVWREFYHAVLAENPRVLTHAWRPELDSLEWNDDEAGLRAWCAGRTGYPFVDAGMRELVATGWMHNRARMAVASFLTKDLGIDWRRGEAFFMQSLVDGDPASNNGGWQWAASTGSDAQPWFRIFNPVTQGERFDPDGRYVRRWLPELRRLRGARAHRPWQAESLARGYPPRIVDHAEARAQALARFRAALAQKPFT, from the coding sequence ATGACTTCGTTCGCCTTCGGCTCACTGCGCGGGCCTTCGGCCCTGGCAGCCGGCCCCGCCTCCATCCGGGCGCTTCACTGGTTCCGCAGCGACCTGCGGGTCGCGGACAACACGGCGCTCCTCGCCGCGGCGGCGCGCGCCGAGCGACTCACCTGCGTGTTCGTGCTCGACGACCGCCTGCTGCGCGGGCCCGGGTGCGCGGCGCCGCGCGTGCGCTTCCTGCTGGATTGCTTGAGCCGGCTCGCGGGGGAGCTCGAGCGGCGCGGCTCGGCGCTGGTGGTCCGGCGCGGCGACCCGGCGGCCGAGCTGGTGCGTCTGGCCGCCGAGGCGCGCGCGGAGCTCGTGACCTGGAACCGCGACTACGGCCCGTTCGCGCGGGCGCGCGACGCAAGGGTGACTCGCGCGCTCGAACGCGCCGGCGTGCGCGTCCAGACCCACCGGGACCGGGTCGTGTTCGAGTCCGATCAGGTGCGCACGCGCGCCGGCCGGCCGTTCTCGGTCTACACGCCCTACCGGCGCGCCTGGCTCGAGCGCTGGTCGCGTGAGCCGGCGCCGGCGCAGCGCGCGCCCCGCCTGCCGCCGCCGATCCACGGAGTGACTCGCGGCGCGCTGCCTGCGGCCGAGCCCGGCCCGCCGCTTCCGGCCGGCGGCTCGAGCGCCGCGCTGCGCCGGCTCGACGCCTTCCTCGAGCGCGCGCTCGCCGACTACGCCTGGCGCCGTGACCTGCCCGCCGAGGCCGGGACCTCGCGCCTCTCCGCGGCGCTGCGCTTCGGCACCGTGTCCGTTCGTACCTGTCTGGCGCGCGCCGCCGCCGCCGCCGCGGACGACCGCCGCCGGCGCAGCGGCGCGGCGAAGTGGCGCGACGAGCTGGTGTGGCGCGAGTTCTACCACGCGGTCCTGGCGGAGAACCCGCGCGTGCTGACTCACGCCTGGCGGCCCGAGCTCGACTCGCTCGAGTGGAACGACGACGAGGCCGGGCTCCGCGCCTGGTGCGCCGGCCGCACGGGCTATCCCTTCGTCGACGCCGGCATGCGCGAGCTGGTTGCGACGGGCTGGATGCACAATCGCGCACGCATGGCCGTGGCGAGCTTCCTGACCAAGGACCTGGGCATCGACTGGCGCCGGGGCGAAGCGTTCTTCATGCAGTCACTCGTCGACGGCGACCCGGCCAGCAACAACGGCGGCTGGCAGTGGGCCGCCTCGACCGGCAGCGACGCGCAGCCCTGGTTCCGGATCTTCAACCCGGTGACTCAGGGCGAGCGCTTCGATCCCGACGGCCGCTACGTCCGGCGCTGGCTGCCCGAGCTGCGCCGGCTGCGCGGCGCTCGCGCGCACCGGCCGTGGCAGGCCGAGTCACTCGCCCGCGGCTACCCGCCGCGCATCGTCGACCACGCCGAGGCGCGCGCGCAGGCGCTCGCGCGCTTCCGCGCCGCGCTGGCTCAGAAGCCCTTCACGTAG
- the leuC gene encoding 3-isopropylmalate dehydratase large subunit: MGRSLLDKVWDLHTVRELPGGQTQLFIGLHLIHEVTSPQGFQMLDDAGLPVLVPSRTFATVDHIVPTDTHARPLRDRQAEEMLQAIESNTQRHGIPFFDIGSGSQGIVHVIGPELGLTQPGLTIACGDSHTSTHGAFGAIAFGIGTSQVRDVLASQCLALARPKVRRIEVSGTTGFGVYAKDVILHIIRRLGVKGGVGFAYEYAGAAVERMSMEERMTLCNMSIEGGARVGYVNPDDTTFDFLRGRRFAPQGAAFERAVGWWRSMASDSDAAFDDSVELPASEIAPTVTWGTNPGQAIGVTENLPKTSELAEDDRASAEDAYKFMDLVPGRPIAGTPIQVAFIGSCTNGRISDLREAARVAKTGRVAPGVRALVVPGSEAVRVQAEAEGLHEVFRAAGFQWREAGCSMCLAMNPDKLIGREMCASSSNRNFKGRQGSPTGRTLLMSPAMVAAAALRGRVADVRELL; this comes from the coding sequence ATGGGACGGAGCCTGCTCGACAAGGTCTGGGACCTGCACACGGTGCGCGAGCTGCCGGGCGGCCAGACCCAGCTCTTCATCGGGCTGCACCTGATCCACGAGGTGACGAGCCCGCAGGGCTTCCAGATGCTCGACGACGCGGGCCTGCCCGTGCTCGTGCCCTCGCGGACGTTCGCGACCGTCGACCACATCGTGCCGACCGACACGCACGCGCGGCCGCTGCGCGACCGGCAGGCCGAGGAGATGCTGCAGGCGATCGAGTCGAACACGCAGCGCCACGGCATCCCGTTCTTCGACATCGGCTCCGGCAGCCAGGGCATCGTGCACGTGATCGGGCCCGAGCTCGGGCTCACCCAGCCCGGGCTCACGATCGCCTGCGGTGACAGCCACACCTCGACCCACGGCGCGTTCGGCGCGATCGCGTTCGGCATCGGCACGAGCCAGGTGCGCGACGTGCTGGCCTCGCAGTGTCTCGCGCTGGCGCGGCCGAAGGTGCGGCGCATCGAGGTGTCGGGCACGACCGGCTTCGGCGTGTACGCCAAGGACGTGATCCTGCACATCATCCGCCGGCTCGGCGTGAAGGGCGGCGTGGGCTTCGCGTACGAGTATGCGGGCGCGGCCGTCGAGCGCATGTCGATGGAGGAGCGCATGACCCTGTGCAACATGTCGATCGAGGGCGGCGCGCGCGTGGGCTACGTGAACCCCGACGACACCACCTTCGACTTCCTGCGCGGGCGGCGCTTTGCGCCGCAGGGTGCGGCCTTCGAGCGCGCGGTCGGCTGGTGGCGCAGCATGGCGAGTGACTCCGACGCGGCCTTCGACGACTCGGTCGAGCTGCCGGCGAGCGAGATCGCGCCGACGGTGACCTGGGGCACGAACCCGGGTCAGGCCATCGGCGTGACCGAGAACCTGCCCAAGACCTCGGAGCTCGCCGAGGACGACCGCGCGTCGGCCGAGGACGCGTACAAGTTCATGGACCTCGTGCCCGGCCGCCCGATCGCCGGCACGCCGATCCAGGTCGCGTTCATCGGCTCCTGCACCAACGGCCGCATCAGCGACCTGCGCGAGGCCGCGCGCGTGGCGAAGACCGGACGCGTGGCGCCCGGCGTGCGCGCGCTGGTCGTGCCCGGCTCCGAGGCGGTGCGCGTGCAGGCCGAGGCCGAGGGGCTGCACGAGGTGTTCCGCGCCGCGGGCTTCCAGTGGCGCGAGGCCGGCTGCTCGATGTGTCTCGCGATGAACCCCGACAAGCTGATCGGGCGCGAGATGTGCGCCTCGAGCTCGAACCGCAACTTCAAGGGCCGCCAGGGCAGCCCCACCGGGCGCACGCTGTTGATGAGCCCGGCCATGGTCGCCGCTGCGGCGCTGCGCGGGCGCGTGGCCGACGTGCGGGAGCTGCTGTGA